In Alicyclobacillus vulcanalis, a single window of DNA contains:
- the rplI gene encoding 50S ribosomal protein L9 yields the protein MKVILLQDVKGQGKQGEIKEVSEGYARNFLFPRKLAEEATPQAVKALEDKRRKEERLKAQELEDAKALAQRLDNLKVTIRSQVGKDGRLFGAITTKHIADALKAEGFEVDKRKIALADPIKSLGGHKVTVKLHPEVHVQILVYVEAE from the coding sequence GTGAAGGTCATCCTGCTCCAGGACGTCAAAGGACAGGGCAAGCAAGGGGAGATCAAGGAGGTCAGCGAAGGATACGCGAGAAACTTTCTGTTTCCGCGCAAGCTCGCTGAAGAGGCCACGCCTCAGGCGGTCAAGGCGCTCGAAGACAAGCGGCGCAAGGAAGAGCGGTTGAAGGCGCAGGAGTTGGAGGACGCCAAGGCACTGGCGCAGCGCCTCGACAACCTCAAAGTCACCATTCGCTCGCAGGTGGGCAAGGATGGCCGCTTGTTCGGCGCCATTACCACCAAGCATATCGCCGATGCCCTGAAAGCCGAGGGCTTCGAGGTCGATAAGCGGAAAATCGCCCTGGCGGATCCCATCAAATCGCTCGGCGGACACAAGGTCACGGTCAAACTCCATCCCGAGGTGCACGTGCAGATCCTCGTCTACGTAGAAGCGGAGTGA
- a CDS encoding MazG-like family protein, whose product MAVAESIEDVLLKRLRAVEQEQIDLLQLVVDVMRHAHAGNHAMCVESLAQVVGMSYLMAHELGIPPERLDREVVLALEGMPVDPERDRQKAAEDIIQYLKSRWEGRRRDA is encoded by the coding sequence ATGGCCGTGGCTGAGAGCATCGAGGATGTGCTGTTGAAGCGCCTTCGGGCCGTCGAACAAGAACAGATCGATCTGCTGCAGCTGGTCGTCGACGTCATGCGCCACGCGCACGCGGGCAATCACGCGATGTGCGTGGAATCGCTCGCGCAGGTCGTCGGGATGTCGTACCTGATGGCCCACGAACTCGGCATCCCGCCGGAACGCTTGGACCGGGAAGTGGTCCTGGCGCTGGAAGGCATGCCGGTCGATCCCGAGCGAGATCGCCAAAAGGCCGCCGAGGACATCATCCAATACCTCAAGTCGCGGTGGGAAGGTCGCCGCAGAGACGCCTGA
- the rpsR gene encoding 30S ribosomal protein S18: protein MPRKGRGGKRRKVCQYCVEKIDYADYKDVGRLSKFLTERGKILPRRITGNCARHQRQVTVAIKRARQIALLPYTTE from the coding sequence ATGCCACGCAAGGGACGCGGCGGCAAGCGCCGCAAGGTATGTCAGTACTGCGTTGAAAAGATCGACTACGCGGACTACAAGGACGTGGGCCGCTTGAGCAAGTTTTTGACGGAGCGCGGCAAGATTTTGCCACGCCGTATCACCGGCAACTGCGCGCGCCATCAGCGCCAAGTGACGGTTGCCATCAAGCGGGCGCGTCAGATTGCGCTGTTGCCGTACACCACGGAATGA
- a CDS encoding single-stranded DNA-binding protein, with translation MLNRVILIGRLTADPELRYTNNGTAVASFTLAVDRMRQGPSGERQTDFINVVVWQKQAEIVAQYLQKGRLAAVDGRLQIRSYDNREGQRVRVAEVVAETVRFLDRGPDAGQNASYSASGSQTRQQRPTPSSAPPFEDDPFADDSQLIDISEDDLPF, from the coding sequence ATGCTGAACCGAGTGATCCTGATCGGCCGCCTGACGGCGGACCCGGAGTTGCGATACACCAATAACGGTACGGCCGTGGCGTCGTTCACGCTCGCCGTGGACCGCATGCGGCAGGGGCCCAGCGGTGAACGCCAGACCGACTTTATCAATGTCGTGGTGTGGCAGAAGCAGGCCGAGATCGTCGCGCAGTATCTGCAAAAGGGGAGGCTCGCGGCGGTCGACGGGAGGCTCCAGATTCGGTCGTATGACAATCGCGAAGGGCAACGCGTTCGCGTGGCCGAAGTGGTGGCCGAGACGGTCAGATTTCTGGATCGCGGCCCGGATGCAGGCCAGAACGCGAGCTATAGCGCATCCGGCTCACAGACTCGGCAGCAGCGGCCGACGCCTTCGTCGGCACCCCCGTTTGAGGACGATCCGTTCGCGGATGACAGTCAGTTGATCGATATCTCCGAAGACGATCTTCCGTTTTGA
- the rpsF gene encoding 30S ribosomal protein S6, with amino-acid sequence MRQYELMYIVNPSLEAEQTAEVIQRYQSIVTDKGGQIDELQEIGKRRLAYEIDGHREGYYVLVKFTSDTETPKELERLMRIDDNVIRYLTVRVGE; translated from the coding sequence ATGCGCCAGTACGAGTTGATGTACATCGTGAATCCCTCTCTCGAAGCTGAGCAGACCGCAGAGGTGATTCAGCGATACCAGTCCATTGTCACTGACAAGGGCGGTCAAATCGACGAACTTCAGGAGATTGGGAAGCGCCGCTTGGCGTACGAGATCGACGGCCACCGTGAAGGCTACTACGTGCTCGTGAAGTTCACATCTGACACGGAGACGCCGAAGGAGCTCGAGCGCCTCATGCGCATCGACGACAACGTGATTCGTTATTTGACAGTCCGCGTCGGTGAGTGA
- the ychF gene encoding redox-regulated ATPase YchF, with product MSLQAGIVGLPNVGKSTLFNAITKAGAEAANYPFCTIDPNVGVVEVPDPRLQALADIVHPKKIVPTAFEFVDIAGLVKGASQGEGLGNRFLAHIREVDAIVHVVRCFESGDITHVAGSVDPLRDIDIINVELILADLETVAKRLDRARKNMKSGDKRFKMEVEALERIQAALEAEKPARSVELNEEEASILRDLHLLTAKPVLFAANVAEDDIQDPSANPYVKQVEERAKVEGAEVVVVCAQLESEVAELEGEDRDAFLRDLGLEEPGLHRLIRKAYELLGLITFFTAGEPEVRAWTIRAGTKAPQAAGVIHSDFERGFIRAEVVAFDDLVRAGSFQAAREQGKIRLEGKDYVVQDGDVCYFRFNV from the coding sequence ATGTCACTTCAGGCTGGGATCGTCGGCCTGCCGAACGTCGGCAAATCCACGCTGTTCAATGCCATTACGAAGGCTGGCGCGGAGGCGGCGAATTACCCGTTTTGTACCATTGATCCAAACGTCGGCGTCGTAGAGGTGCCGGACCCGCGCCTTCAGGCGCTGGCGGACATCGTCCATCCCAAAAAGATCGTCCCAACGGCCTTTGAGTTCGTGGACATCGCAGGCCTGGTGAAGGGCGCGAGCCAGGGCGAAGGCCTCGGCAATCGTTTTCTCGCGCACATTCGGGAAGTCGATGCCATTGTCCATGTGGTGAGATGCTTTGAGAGTGGAGACATCACGCACGTCGCTGGCTCCGTGGATCCGCTCCGCGACATCGACATCATCAACGTGGAGTTGATCTTGGCAGATCTCGAAACGGTGGCGAAGCGCTTGGACCGAGCTCGCAAGAATATGAAAAGCGGGGACAAGCGATTCAAGATGGAGGTGGAGGCGCTCGAGCGCATTCAAGCTGCGTTGGAGGCGGAGAAGCCGGCGAGATCGGTCGAGCTCAATGAAGAAGAGGCGAGCATCCTGCGCGACCTTCACCTGTTGACCGCCAAGCCGGTGCTTTTCGCCGCCAATGTCGCGGAGGACGACATCCAGGACCCGTCCGCCAACCCGTACGTGAAGCAAGTCGAGGAGCGGGCGAAGGTGGAAGGCGCGGAGGTCGTCGTGGTATGCGCCCAGTTGGAATCTGAGGTGGCGGAACTCGAAGGTGAAGACCGCGACGCCTTCCTGCGGGACCTTGGCCTCGAGGAGCCTGGGCTCCATCGGCTCATTCGCAAGGCGTATGAGCTCCTTGGGCTCATCACCTTCTTTACTGCGGGCGAGCCCGAGGTGCGCGCGTGGACCATCCGCGCAGGGACGAAGGCGCCGCAGGCCGCGGGTGTCATTCACTCCGACTTCGAACGAGGCTTTATTCGCGCGGAAGTCGTCGCGTTTGACGATCTCGTCCGAGCCGGCAGTTTTCAGGCTGCCCGCGAGCAAGGCAAAATCCGCTTAGAGGGGAAGGATTACGTCGTTCAGGACGGAGACGTGTGTTACTTCCGCTTCAACGTGTGA
- a CDS encoding molybdopterin-containing oxidoreductase family protein, producing MKVKTACPIDCYDACAFIAEVGDDEEIRLSGNPDHPITRGTICNRGRQLAVRRNSRDRVLHPMKKHNGEWVQISWEQALREIAQEVERTLAEVGHHGILHYYDWGSGGLLKALNQRFFYGLGGCSEAIGSLCWDAGLRAQTYDFGQANSHSPEDMAEHAQAIVVWGRNVANTNVHMMPFIRAAQARGAKLVVISALPQDAARRADKVIYPRPGTDGLLALAALRICRDEGWIDLEFVRDAAVGWEALAEDLDRYDPAEVARWTDVPLHDIRFLAELYGRTAPVCTLLGIGLQRYAQGGQTVRAIDALAAATGHVGVPGGGVNYAQRQLSIFYDEEAITHRRRADVREMLRPTLAADIAQADPPVQVMFVTRSNPIAQVPDASRLRKAMEGIRCKVVIDTFMTATAACADYVLPCTNVLEEEDVVYTTMWHDCVSYARPVVPPRGEAKVDWQIFRDLATAMGRPEIMEGDVDSWIRAALRRWPAERIEELRDRGFVRLGVPGVPWQDKKFFTPSGKFEFASSLAVRDGHSAVARIDVERFPEDAELPYTLLTVHPRKWQMSQRDTLPEAREPYPVAELGAEVAADRGIQDGDLVRVRNARASVIARARVQAEGHPRVVRLEIGWHGQGVSLNDFTPAALADFGIQAALYDCLCDVEKVSSPHENARATGTEALAGRV from the coding sequence ATGAAGGTCAAAACGGCTTGCCCCATTGACTGCTACGATGCGTGTGCGTTCATTGCTGAAGTCGGCGACGATGAGGAGATTCGGCTATCCGGCAATCCGGATCACCCCATCACGCGCGGCACCATCTGCAACCGAGGGAGGCAGCTTGCGGTCCGCAGGAACAGCCGCGATCGCGTCCTGCATCCCATGAAGAAGCACAACGGCGAATGGGTTCAGATCTCGTGGGAGCAGGCCCTTCGCGAAATCGCCCAGGAGGTCGAGCGCACGCTCGCGGAGGTCGGGCACCATGGGATTTTGCACTACTACGACTGGGGATCGGGCGGGCTGTTGAAGGCACTCAATCAGCGGTTCTTTTACGGCCTCGGCGGTTGTTCGGAGGCCATCGGCAGCCTGTGCTGGGATGCGGGTCTGCGGGCCCAGACTTACGACTTTGGCCAAGCCAACAGCCACTCGCCCGAGGACATGGCGGAACATGCCCAGGCCATTGTGGTCTGGGGACGCAACGTCGCCAATACCAACGTCCACATGATGCCTTTTATCCGCGCGGCTCAGGCCCGCGGCGCCAAGCTGGTGGTGATCAGCGCCCTGCCGCAGGATGCCGCGCGCCGCGCAGACAAAGTCATCTACCCCCGTCCAGGCACGGATGGGCTTCTGGCCCTGGCCGCGCTTCGGATCTGCCGCGACGAGGGCTGGATCGACCTCGAGTTTGTGCGCGATGCCGCCGTCGGTTGGGAGGCGCTCGCGGAGGATTTGGATAGGTACGATCCCGCTGAGGTGGCTCGCTGGACCGACGTGCCCCTGCACGACATTCGGTTCCTGGCGGAGCTCTACGGAAGGACGGCGCCAGTGTGCACCTTGCTCGGCATCGGGCTGCAGCGATACGCGCAGGGCGGTCAGACCGTCCGCGCCATCGACGCCCTGGCCGCGGCGACGGGGCACGTCGGCGTGCCGGGCGGTGGCGTGAACTATGCTCAGCGGCAGTTGAGCATCTTTTACGATGAGGAGGCCATCACCCATCGCCGTCGCGCAGACGTGCGCGAAATGCTGCGCCCGACGCTCGCGGCTGACATCGCGCAAGCGGATCCGCCCGTGCAGGTGATGTTTGTCACGCGCAGCAACCCGATTGCCCAGGTGCCCGACGCGAGCCGCCTGCGCAAGGCCATGGAGGGCATCCGCTGCAAGGTCGTGATCGACACGTTCATGACGGCCACGGCGGCGTGCGCCGACTATGTGCTGCCCTGCACCAACGTCCTCGAGGAGGAGGACGTGGTGTACACCACCATGTGGCATGACTGCGTGAGCTACGCTCGCCCGGTGGTGCCGCCGCGGGGCGAGGCAAAGGTGGACTGGCAAATCTTCCGCGATCTCGCCACGGCCATGGGGAGACCTGAGATCATGGAGGGCGACGTCGATTCGTGGATTCGCGCGGCGCTCAGGCGGTGGCCGGCGGAGCGCATCGAGGAGCTGCGCGATCGCGGCTTCGTCCGGTTGGGCGTGCCTGGCGTGCCGTGGCAGGACAAGAAATTCTTCACGCCGAGCGGAAAGTTTGAGTTTGCATCCTCCCTGGCCGTGCGCGATGGGCACTCGGCCGTCGCGCGGATCGACGTCGAGCGATTTCCGGAGGACGCAGAGCTCCCGTACACGCTGCTCACGGTTCACCCGCGCAAGTGGCAGATGTCGCAGCGCGACACGTTGCCGGAGGCTCGGGAGCCGTACCCTGTCGCCGAACTGGGTGCGGAGGTTGCGGCGGATCGCGGCATTCAAGATGGAGATTTGGTGCGCGTGCGCAACGCGAGAGCGAGCGTCATCGCGCGAGCGCGCGTGCAGGCGGAGGGACATCCGCGCGTGGTCCGGCTTGAAATCGGCTGGCACGGACAGGGCGTCAGTTTGAACGACTTCACGCCGGCGGCACTTGCGGATTTCGGCATTCAGGCGGCGCTGTACGACTGTCTCTGCGATGTCGAGAAAGTCTCATCTCCACATGAAAACGCGAGAGCCACCGGAACGGAAGCTCTCGCGGGCCGAGTGTGA
- a CDS encoding DUF951 domain-containing protein gives MPISFGLGDVVRMKKPHACGENRWQIIRMGMDIRIKCHRCGHSVLIPRAKFERLVRAIVEKGGAGDEGQNGLPH, from the coding sequence GTGCCAATCTCATTTGGACTTGGCGACGTCGTGCGGATGAAGAAGCCACACGCCTGTGGCGAAAACCGGTGGCAGATCATTCGAATGGGCATGGACATTCGCATCAAGTGCCATCGCTGTGGACACAGCGTCCTCATTCCGCGAGCGAAGTTTGAACGCTTGGTTCGTGCGATAGTGGAGAAGGGAGGCGCAGGCGATGAAGGTCAAAACGGCTTGCCCCATTGA
- a CDS encoding mechanosensitive ion channel family protein, with product MTLWADIGRKALSDLPSLEVVIWDAIRIAIFLVLARILIRIGVRITRRTLSLHTRMDDRRRKTLESLFTNVIRYTVYFVLVVEVLSLFHVNVAAILASAGIVGVAVGFGAQSLVKDVISGLFILFEDQYGVGDTVQINSFKGTVISIGIRLTRIQAWTGEVQVIPNGQITSVINYSRTNSTAVIDVTVPYDVDVDLVKSVMRDVLEQLQQERPDVVTGPVTVLGVQDVSNANVVIRATAICAPTKNGEIERVAHERIKQALDKALHEDEGEHGAASGELVAE from the coding sequence GTGACGCTCTGGGCGGACATTGGGCGCAAGGCGCTGTCGGATCTACCGAGTCTCGAGGTGGTGATCTGGGATGCCATCCGCATCGCCATCTTCCTGGTCTTGGCACGGATCCTGATACGCATTGGCGTTCGCATCACGCGGCGCACGCTGTCCCTACATACGCGGATGGACGATCGCCGGCGGAAGACACTTGAGTCCCTGTTCACGAACGTCATCCGCTACACGGTATACTTTGTATTGGTGGTTGAGGTTCTTTCGCTCTTTCACGTCAACGTCGCCGCCATCCTGGCGAGCGCCGGCATCGTCGGCGTGGCGGTCGGATTTGGCGCACAGAGCTTGGTGAAGGACGTCATCTCTGGCCTGTTCATTCTCTTTGAGGACCAGTACGGCGTCGGTGACACCGTGCAAATCAACAGCTTCAAGGGCACCGTCATCTCCATTGGGATCCGGTTGACCCGGATCCAGGCGTGGACGGGAGAAGTTCAGGTCATCCCGAACGGCCAAATCACCAGCGTGATCAACTACTCGCGGACGAATTCCACGGCCGTGATCGACGTGACCGTCCCCTACGACGTGGATGTCGATCTCGTCAAATCCGTGATGCGGGACGTCTTGGAGCAGCTTCAGCAGGAGCGACCCGACGTGGTGACGGGACCTGTCACGGTGTTGGGCGTCCAGGACGTCTCCAACGCCAATGTGGTGATCCGCGCCACGGCGATTTGTGCGCCGACCAAGAATGGCGAGATCGAGCGCGTGGCGCATGAGCGGATCAAGCAGGCGTTGGACAAGGCACTGCACGAGGACGAGGGAGAACATGGCGCGGCGAGTGGCGAGCTTGTGGCCGAGTGA
- the yyaC gene encoding spore protease YyaC: MNRLSTEASISNACQFGSRISMESPDAVVALERQLDLALAQYGRLPMVIVCVGTDRSTGDAFGPIVGSRLAHNVKLSGIHVLGTLDDPVHAVNLQATLQRIDEWYPVKPFVIAIDACLGKFDHVGQISLDVGPLRPGAGVKKVLPEFGDLCITGVVNVSGFMEYFVLQNTRLAIVMRMADIVADALTSSLARWYEQHPTRRLGM; encoded by the coding sequence GTGAATCGCTTGTCCACAGAGGCTTCTATATCGAACGCGTGCCAGTTCGGAAGCCGCATCTCCATGGAAAGTCCAGATGCGGTCGTCGCTCTCGAGCGGCAGCTCGATCTCGCACTCGCGCAGTACGGCCGTCTGCCCATGGTGATCGTGTGCGTCGGCACGGACCGCTCGACGGGCGATGCGTTTGGCCCGATTGTCGGATCGCGCTTAGCGCACAACGTGAAGCTGTCGGGCATCCACGTGCTCGGGACGCTGGACGATCCCGTTCACGCCGTGAATCTGCAGGCGACGCTGCAGCGGATCGACGAGTGGTATCCTGTGAAGCCGTTTGTCATTGCGATTGACGCATGCCTGGGCAAGTTCGATCACGTGGGTCAGATTTCGCTCGACGTGGGCCCGCTGCGGCCGGGCGCTGGTGTCAAGAAAGTGCTGCCGGAGTTCGGGGATCTCTGCATCACGGGGGTCGTGAACGTGTCGGGGTTCATGGAGTATTTCGTGCTCCAGAACACGCGCCTTGCCATTGTGATGCGGATGGCCGACATCGTCGCCGACGCGTTGACGTCGAGCCTCGCGCGCTGGTACGAACAGCATCCGACCAGGAGACTGGGGATGTAG
- a CDS encoding DUF4446 family protein, with translation MGLSILQPYALDIALGSGFVSILCLIVAVAALSRSARLKRKFARLKEITSAADLEMVFEDTKDAVRKLEAKLREAEERLRELDEALQSKVSTPAILRYNAFAEVGSDLSYSVALVDGKGDGVVITSIYGREDSVTYGKPVQRGDSPYMLTEEERAVIEEALHGAPQTRSTAQIS, from the coding sequence ATGGGGCTTTCCATTCTTCAACCCTACGCACTCGATATCGCGTTGGGCAGCGGATTTGTATCGATTCTCTGTCTCATCGTCGCTGTGGCCGCCCTATCCCGCTCCGCGCGACTGAAGCGCAAGTTCGCTCGGCTCAAGGAGATCACCAGCGCGGCCGATCTCGAGATGGTCTTCGAAGACACGAAGGATGCGGTTCGCAAGCTGGAGGCAAAGCTGCGCGAAGCGGAGGAGCGCCTGCGCGAGCTCGACGAAGCGCTGCAGTCCAAGGTCTCCACACCGGCCATTCTTCGCTACAACGCTTTCGCAGAAGTGGGCAGCGATCTCAGCTACTCCGTGGCGCTGGTGGACGGCAAAGGCGATGGCGTCGTGATCACGTCGATCTACGGCCGCGAAGATTCCGTCACCTACGGGAAGCCGGTGCAGCGCGGAGATTCGCCTTACATGCTGACCGAGGAAGAGCGCGCCGTGATTGAAGAAGCTCTCCACGGTGCGCCTCAAACGCGCTCGACCGCTCAAATCTCGTAG
- a CDS encoding DUF554 domain-containing protein, with product MFLLGTVVDVLAILLGTAIGYILPRIPDRMRETVTVGVALCVIAIGLSMTLSDMNDIVLIIFSVVMGAVVGELLKIEDAFERAAHRLEERFRRLYRGPIAQGFISATLLFCVGSMSIVGAVQDGLQNDHKTLFAKSVLDGFSAVVLTSTLGPGVGLSALPVLVYQGAIALLSHLFGSFLDTPLVIEPITAVGGLLIVAIGTQLAGLRRIAVPNLLPAIVIAPIAKVVVHWLTQM from the coding sequence ATGTTTCTGCTCGGTACTGTTGTGGACGTGCTCGCCATCCTGTTGGGCACGGCAATTGGCTACATCCTGCCGCGCATTCCAGACCGGATGCGCGAGACCGTCACCGTGGGCGTGGCGCTCTGCGTCATCGCCATCGGTCTCAGCATGACACTCAGTGACATGAACGACATTGTACTCATCATCTTCTCGGTCGTGATGGGCGCCGTCGTAGGCGAGCTTTTGAAAATCGAGGACGCGTTTGAACGCGCCGCACACCGACTGGAGGAGCGATTCCGCCGCCTGTATCGCGGCCCCATCGCCCAGGGCTTTATTTCTGCCACGCTTCTCTTCTGCGTGGGTTCGATGTCGATCGTAGGCGCCGTTCAGGATGGCTTGCAGAATGATCATAAAACCCTGTTTGCCAAGTCCGTGCTCGATGGGTTCTCGGCCGTCGTTCTCACTTCCACGCTGGGTCCAGGAGTGGGCTTGTCCGCTCTTCCCGTTTTGGTGTATCAGGGCGCAATCGCGCTTCTCTCACACTTGTTCGGCAGTTTCCTGGACACACCGCTGGTCATTGAACCCATCACCGCCGTCGGCGGTCTCCTTATTGTCGCCATTGGCACGCAATTGGCGGGGCTTCGCCGGATCGCAGTGCCGAACTTGCTGCCTGCCATCGTCATTGCGCCCATCGCGAAGGTGGTGGTGCATTGGTTGACGCAGATGTAA
- a CDS encoding ParB/RepB/Spo0J family partition protein: MAKRGLGRGLDALIPQLNVSEEDQIVQIDIRDLRPNPYQPRRTFNEEKLQELCDSIREHGILQPLIVRRSQVKGFDIVAGERRYRAAKMAGLQVVPAVVRDLSDVLLMEIALIENLQREDLNPMEVADAYAKLIETCHLTQDELAKRVGQSRSHITNMLRLLQLPVQIQDMVSRGTLTMGHARALLSVEDAEEQLRLAEQAVKEAWSVRKLEMVIYQPKKVSRETETRTLPTEYRRYQEQVQAYLGTSVRIQPGKKRGKIEIDYYSEDDLRRIMDLMLAHAP; this comes from the coding sequence GTGGCTAAGCGAGGTCTGGGTCGTGGGTTGGACGCGCTGATCCCGCAGCTGAATGTGTCGGAAGAGGATCAGATCGTCCAAATCGATATTCGAGATTTGCGTCCGAATCCGTATCAACCGCGGCGCACATTCAATGAAGAGAAGTTGCAAGAGCTGTGCGATTCGATTCGCGAGCACGGAATTCTTCAGCCGCTCATCGTCCGCCGAAGCCAGGTCAAAGGTTTTGATATCGTCGCCGGAGAAAGGCGGTATCGCGCCGCGAAGATGGCAGGGTTGCAGGTGGTCCCGGCGGTGGTTCGCGACTTGAGCGATGTGTTGCTGATGGAGATTGCGCTGATTGAAAACCTGCAGCGCGAGGATTTGAACCCCATGGAAGTGGCGGATGCGTACGCGAAATTAATTGAGACCTGCCATTTGACACAGGACGAGTTGGCGAAGCGCGTGGGGCAAAGCCGGAGCCACATCACGAACATGCTTCGGCTCTTGCAGCTGCCGGTTCAAATTCAGGACATGGTTTCACGTGGAACACTGACGATGGGGCACGCGCGCGCGCTGCTGTCGGTCGAGGACGCAGAGGAGCAGCTTCGTCTGGCCGAGCAGGCCGTGAAGGAAGCCTGGAGCGTTCGAAAGCTGGAGATGGTGATCTACCAACCGAAGAAGGTTTCACGTGAAACCGAAACGCGCACGCTGCCGACGGAATACCGCCGGTATCAAGAGCAGGTCCAGGCTTACCTTGGCACCTCCGTTCGGATCCAGCCGGGCAAAAAGCGCGGAAAGATCGAGATCGATTATTACTCGGAGGACGACCTCCGGCGCATCATGGACCTCATGTTGGCGCACGCTCCATGA